A window from Exiguobacterium marinum DSM 16307 encodes these proteins:
- a CDS encoding NCS2 family permease, translated as MAKQTEWKTETYGGVLNFLATAYIPAVHAAILTQAGLPFEGALVGAILTSIIGTLIAGFFNLPLLLLPGMGINALFTYTLVLQMGLSWQSALAVSFVSGVLVVLLTVTKVARKLANAFPPIIHDGLTVGLGLFLILIGLEAAGIVSGGGGALLHIGDLGERNVQVAFLSLFVAILLFLKMGPSSFLWTIGFGVGLSAVMGTLEWTGSFALTPFFESFGTVFGNISFAESASPLFLVAVGVLTLVLLIENISLIQNQTRAIGKEEEAPKGLVAQGLSTMAGAMFGSSPTVSTVEVAAGISVGARGGIASFVTSGLYVVSLILLPLFAIIPVTAIAPVLIIIGMMMFQNVKHLPLDNWEHAFPAILVIIMIPFTYSIVDGIGLGFIAYTMIVLFKKGYRSLSPVVGVLTVLFLVFFSLPVWL; from the coding sequence ATGGCAAAACAAACAGAATGGAAAACAGAAACATACGGGGGCGTGCTGAACTTCCTGGCGACAGCATACATCCCGGCCGTGCATGCGGCAATTTTGACACAAGCCGGACTCCCGTTCGAAGGGGCGCTCGTCGGAGCGATTTTGACAAGCATCATCGGGACGTTGATTGCGGGATTCTTCAATCTTCCGCTGCTCTTGTTACCGGGGATGGGGATTAACGCGCTCTTCACGTACACGCTCGTCTTGCAGATGGGCTTGAGCTGGCAAAGTGCGCTCGCCGTCTCGTTCGTCTCAGGTGTACTCGTCGTATTGTTGACGGTGACCAAAGTGGCGAGGAAATTGGCGAACGCCTTTCCACCAATCATTCATGACGGATTGACGGTCGGTCTCGGCCTCTTCCTCATCTTGATTGGTCTCGAGGCGGCTGGAATCGTCTCAGGCGGGGGTGGGGCATTGCTCCACATCGGTGACCTCGGTGAGCGTAACGTCCAGGTGGCCTTTTTATCACTCTTCGTCGCCATCTTGCTGTTCTTGAAGATGGGACCGAGCAGCTTCCTTTGGACGATCGGTTTCGGTGTCGGACTTAGTGCCGTGATGGGAACACTAGAATGGACGGGAAGCTTCGCATTGACACCATTTTTCGAGTCATTCGGCACGGTATTCGGAAACATCTCGTTCGCGGAATCTGCGTCTCCGCTCTTCTTGGTCGCGGTCGGTGTACTGACGCTCGTCTTGTTGATTGAAAACATCAGCTTGATCCAGAATCAGACACGGGCAATCGGCAAAGAAGAAGAGGCGCCGAAAGGTCTCGTCGCACAAGGTTTGTCGACGATGGCCGGGGCCATGTTCGGGTCAAGCCCAACTGTCTCAACAGTCGAAGTGGCTGCCGGGATCTCGGTCGGTGCACGAGGCGGGATTGCTTCATTCGTCACGTCTGGATTGTATGTGGTATCGCTCATATTGCTACCACTCTTTGCAATCATCCCTGTGACGGCGATTGCACCGGTGTTGATTATCATCGGCATGATGATGTTCCAAAACGTGAAGCATTTGCCTCTCGATAACTGGGAGCATGCCTTCCCGGCGATTCTCGTCATCATCATGATCCCGTTCACATATTCCATCGTCGATGGGATCGGTCTCGGGTTCATCGCATACACGATGATTGTTTTGTTCAAGAAGGGCTACCGGTCACTCAGTCCGGTCGTCGGTGTCTTGACCGTATTGTTCTTAGTTTTCTTCTCATTACCAGTCTGGTTATAG
- the bglA gene encoding 6-phospho-beta-glucosidase BglA: MKTLPKDFLWGGALAAHQFEGGWDADGKGPSVVDVLTAGAHGVARRITDKVEPNEFYPNHEAIDFYHRYKEDVALFAEMGLKCLRTSIGWSRIFPNGDDAAPNEAGLQFYDDLFDELLKHDIEPIITLSHFEMPLHLAREYGGFRNRAVVDHFVRFAEVCFDRYKDKVKYWMTFNEINNKMDVNNPLFLWTNSGVLLEEGENAREVMYQTGHHELIASALAVAKGKEINPDFEIGAMVSHVPIYPYSSNPDDVMLAEEMMRQRYFFPDVQVRGFYPSYALNEFEREGYNIPILEGDEEVLQNGKVDYLGFSYYMSTTVKSDVVADNSGDIVNGGLPNGVENPYIQSSDWGWAIDPVGLRYVLNRLYDRYQIPLFIVENGFGAVDEIVDGKIHDASRIDYLKAHIEQLKQAVLYDGVDLIGYTPWGIIDIVSFTTGEMKKRYGMIYVDRDNEGNGSMERMKKDSFDWYKRVIATNGENL; this comes from the coding sequence ATGAAGACGTTACCTAAAGATTTCCTATGGGGAGGCGCACTCGCCGCTCATCAATTCGAGGGTGGTTGGGACGCTGATGGCAAAGGACCGAGTGTCGTCGATGTCTTGACGGCAGGTGCACACGGCGTCGCGCGCCGGATCACGGACAAGGTCGAACCGAATGAGTTCTATCCGAACCATGAGGCGATTGATTTCTATCATCGTTACAAAGAAGATGTGGCCCTCTTCGCTGAAATGGGATTGAAATGTTTACGTACATCGATCGGGTGGAGTCGCATCTTCCCGAACGGGGATGATGCAGCACCAAACGAGGCGGGTCTCCAATTTTATGACGACTTGTTCGATGAGTTACTCAAACATGACATCGAACCGATCATCACGCTCTCGCATTTCGAGATGCCGCTCCACCTTGCCCGTGAATACGGTGGCTTCCGCAACCGTGCCGTCGTCGACCATTTCGTCCGCTTCGCGGAGGTCTGCTTCGACCGTTACAAAGACAAGGTCAAATACTGGATGACGTTCAACGAGATCAACAACAAGATGGACGTCAACAATCCGCTCTTCTTATGGACGAATTCGGGTGTTCTCCTAGAAGAAGGGGAGAATGCCCGCGAAGTCATGTATCAGACGGGGCACCACGAACTGATTGCGAGCGCCCTCGCCGTCGCCAAAGGGAAAGAAATCAATCCGGACTTCGAAATCGGGGCGATGGTGTCGCATGTCCCAATCTACCCGTATTCATCGAACCCGGACGACGTCATGCTCGCCGAAGAGATGATGCGCCAACGCTATTTCTTCCCGGACGTACAAGTACGTGGGTTCTATCCGAGTTACGCATTGAACGAGTTCGAGCGCGAAGGATACAACATCCCGATCCTTGAAGGGGACGAAGAGGTTTTACAGAACGGGAAAGTCGATTATCTCGGCTTTAGCTACTATATGTCGACGACCGTGAAGAGTGACGTCGTCGCGGACAACAGCGGAGATATCGTCAACGGTGGTCTGCCGAATGGTGTCGAGAATCCGTATATCCAGTCGAGTGACTGGGGCTGGGCGATTGACCCGGTCGGTCTCAGATATGTGCTCAATCGTCTGTATGACCGCTATCAGATTCCGCTCTTCATCGTCGAGAACGGATTCGGTGCCGTCGATGAGATTGTCGACGGGAAGATTCATGACGCATCCCGAATCGATTATTTGAAGGCCCATATCGAACAATTGAAGCAAGCCGTCCTCTATGACGGGGTCGACTTGATTGGGTACACCCCTTGGGGCATTATCGACATCGTCTCGTTCACGACAGGCGAGATGAAGAAGCGATATGGGATGATTTATGTCGACCGTGACAATGAAGGGAACGGCTCGATGGAGCGGATGAAGAAAGACTCGTTCGACTGGTATAAGCGTGTCATCGCAACGAATGGAGAGAATCTATAA
- a CDS encoding GntR family transcriptional regulator, with protein MLKYQQIANEIEQYIHEQNLKQGDKLPVLEQMMNQYAVSKSTITKALELLERKGVIFQLRGSGIFVRRHNRPGYMSLFSTQGFKSNLGDRVLTSDVIDVSVVKPDATVAENLGIYVTDDVYRVERVRYVDGEVLCHEESYYVKAIVPYLNREIVGDSIFDYVQSALGVTIGFSDMYLQVGRLTDVEAEHLGLQENDPTLRIETIFHLTNGKPFDYSRITYHYAHSQFVIQANGPYM; from the coding sequence ATGCTAAAATACCAACAAATCGCGAATGAAATCGAACAATACATCCATGAACAAAACTTAAAACAAGGCGATAAGCTCCCTGTCCTTGAGCAGATGATGAATCAATATGCGGTGAGCAAGAGCACCATCACGAAAGCTTTAGAGCTGCTCGAACGAAAGGGTGTCATTTTTCAACTGCGGGGAAGCGGCATTTTCGTCAGACGACATAATCGACCTGGCTATATGAGCCTCTTCTCTACCCAAGGGTTCAAGAGCAATCTCGGAGACCGCGTCTTGACGTCTGATGTGATTGATGTGTCCGTCGTGAAGCCAGACGCTACGGTTGCGGAAAATCTCGGGATTTACGTGACTGACGATGTGTACCGGGTCGAACGGGTAAGATATGTGGACGGGGAAGTGCTTTGTCATGAAGAATCGTATTATGTAAAAGCCATCGTCCCTTATTTGAATCGCGAGATTGTGGGCGACTCTATTTTCGATTATGTCCAAAGTGCGCTCGGTGTCACAATTGGTTTTTCTGACATGTATCTACAGGTCGGGCGATTGACGGACGTGGAAGCGGAACACCTCGGATTGCAAGAAAATGATCCAACGCTTCGCATCGAAACGATCTTTCATCTGACGAACGGGAAGCCTTTCGACTATTCACGGATCACCTACCACTACGCACATTCGCAGTTCGTCATTCAGGCGAACGGACCCTATATGTGA
- a CDS encoding NUDIX hydrolase, with protein MSYIQHMRQLIGSNLLITIGCGVLIEQDNQILLQHRKDHRVWGIPGGVMEPGESFEETAIRETLEETGLSVDNLKLFGIYSGDEGYATYENGDRVYSVQVIFYTHSFSGEIAQLTDESHEHRFFSREDLPRLHQHQRRFIDDWVEQVNFPVVK; from the coding sequence GTGAGTTACATACAACATATGCGTCAATTAATCGGATCGAATCTATTAATCACTATAGGATGTGGAGTCCTCATCGAACAGGACAATCAAATTCTATTGCAACACCGAAAAGATCATCGCGTTTGGGGAATCCCTGGTGGCGTTATGGAGCCTGGGGAATCATTTGAAGAGACAGCCATCCGTGAAACTCTCGAAGAGACGGGGCTCTCCGTGGATAATTTGAAACTGTTCGGAATCTATTCTGGTGATGAGGGATATGCCACTTATGAAAACGGTGATCGCGTCTATAGTGTTCAAGTCATCTTTTACACCCATTCATTCTCAGGAGAAATCGCTCAATTGACAGACGAAAGTCACGAACATCGATTTTTCTCAAGAGAAGACCTACCGCGATTACATCAACATCAACGTCGGTTCATTGACGATTGGGTCGAACAGGTTAATTTCCCCGTCGTGAAGTGA
- a CDS encoding PH domain-containing protein: protein MTETALTWHRLPSRVLVLRILEVIKSFAIPIVLLFVLNNDWESTFGIIIRVGILLFLLLDIVQKFFGWLNFRYALDEKTVYVIEGNWLKKEKSLPLYKIQSVHSNSPFLYRLLGVVELTFDTNANSDDASFKLAGVFPTEAKRLEEILEQVRHRKQNAQTEGDSEESDATPEQSEPLPSRLLYALSTREIVLASVTSLSVFAIFPVASTIISSIDDFINLDGAFNQVEDYVIRASIIVIGLLVIGVLMLSVVIGMVINFLKYGNFRLERRGERIRVEKGLLNRSAKEIPYEKIQAIRIKETFIRRWFHIVGVELVAAGTMDELKDESSTILPFVRRDRAMRVLREHFAYFTWSDELHRLPRRALGIKLLRISWFGFILSGLVLYFFRDYAWWLLLLWAIIIGGRVLSYVTTKYVRTDQFIQLRTGAFNVQSFLTDKPRIEQIQVKQSLLQRRFGLCTVQFSTRGGFLSIETIDDIPKEEADEMLVWFSRYNELKEKRSG, encoded by the coding sequence ATGACCGAGACTGCGTTAACATGGCATCGACTCCCGAGTCGCGTTTTGGTGCTGCGTATTCTCGAAGTCATCAAGTCGTTCGCCATTCCAATCGTCTTACTCTTTGTGCTTAACAACGACTGGGAATCGACATTCGGAATCATCATCCGCGTCGGAATCTTACTCTTCCTATTACTCGACATTGTCCAAAAGTTCTTTGGATGGTTAAACTTCCGATATGCACTCGATGAAAAGACCGTCTATGTCATCGAAGGGAACTGGTTGAAAAAAGAAAAGTCGCTTCCGCTTTATAAAATTCAAAGCGTCCATTCCAACAGCCCGTTCCTCTATCGATTGCTTGGTGTCGTGGAATTGACGTTCGATACGAATGCCAACAGTGACGATGCATCATTCAAACTGGCTGGTGTCTTTCCGACCGAAGCCAAACGACTTGAAGAGATTCTCGAGCAAGTTCGTCATCGGAAACAGAATGCACAAACCGAAGGCGATTCTGAAGAGTCGGATGCGACACCTGAACAGTCAGAGCCGTTACCAAGCCGTCTGTTATACGCCTTGTCGACGCGCGAAATCGTGTTGGCTTCCGTCACATCGCTCTCTGTCTTCGCCATCTTCCCTGTCGCCTCGACAATCATCTCGTCGATTGACGACTTCATCAACTTGGATGGGGCGTTCAATCAGGTCGAAGATTATGTCATCCGTGCGTCCATCATCGTCATCGGTCTTCTCGTCATCGGGGTGTTGATGCTATCGGTCGTGATCGGCATGGTCATCAACTTCTTGAAGTATGGGAACTTCCGGCTCGAGCGGAGAGGGGAGCGCATTCGTGTCGAAAAAGGATTGTTGAACCGGAGTGCGAAAGAGATCCCATATGAGAAAATTCAAGCGATTCGCATCAAGGAGACGTTCATCCGTCGCTGGTTCCACATCGTCGGAGTCGAACTCGTGGCAGCAGGGACGATGGATGAATTGAAGGACGAGTCGTCGACGATTCTCCCGTTCGTGCGGCGTGACCGGGCGATGCGCGTCCTACGTGAACACTTTGCGTATTTCACATGGTCGGATGAATTGCATCGACTCCCGAGACGGGCGTTAGGAATCAAACTACTACGAATCAGCTGGTTCGGCTTCATCCTATCAGGACTCGTGCTCTACTTCTTCCGAGATTACGCATGGTGGCTCCTCCTGTTATGGGCCATTATCATCGGAGGACGCGTGCTCAGTTACGTCACAACCAAGTATGTCCGCACCGATCAATTCATTCAGTTACGGACTGGAGCATTCAACGTCCAATCGTTCTTGACGGACAAACCGCGAATCGAACAGATTCAAGTGAAGCAATCGCTCTTGCAACGTCGGTTCGGACTTTGTACGGTTCAATTCTCGACTCGAGGAGGATTCTTGTCCATCGAGACAATTGACGACATTCCGAAAGAAGAAGCGGACGAGATGCTCGTCTGGTTCTCTCGTTATAACGAACTCAAAGAAAAACGCTCAGGATAA
- a CDS encoding WGR domain-containing protein has protein sequence MIKRSFEQVTKYWNILVDGDEYAVNYGKIGTIGKVQVKSFESDLACMKEAENLIRQKLRSRGSIIFDELDERLSTFPTES, from the coding sequence ATGATCAAACGGTCGTTTGAGCAGGTTACGAAGTATTGGAACATTTTAGTTGATGGCGATGAGTATGCTGTAAACTACGGAAAAATAGGGACGATTGGAAAGGTACAAGTAAAGTCTTTTGAGTCAGATTTAGCGTGTATGAAAGAGGCAGAGAACCTCATTCGTCAAAAGTTGAGAAGTAGAGGATCAATTATATTTGATGAGTTAGATGAACGCTTAAGTACATTCCCGACCGAATCCTGA
- a CDS encoding PH domain-containing protein, whose protein sequence is MSETTPTPEEGVTPQRISGTLPIEARAVFRLSSAIFYIIGLLVTGALVAAAYWFDWPTWLQVGLIVLLVIDVVYSLIDLIWFQKWKQERFTYDVQPLEIRIHHGIITTHDVLIPMTKVQYVHAAQGPLLRKYGLQTITIGTAAGSHDIYAIEESFAKTLREQIAIYARIEEEDVV, encoded by the coding sequence ATGTCAGAAACAACACCGACACCAGAAGAAGGTGTCACACCACAACGAATCAGTGGAACACTTCCAATCGAGGCACGTGCCGTCTTCCGGTTATCAAGTGCGATTTTTTATATCATTGGACTTCTCGTCACGGGAGCGCTCGTGGCTGCCGCATATTGGTTCGACTGGCCGACTTGGCTACAGGTTGGTTTAATCGTGCTACTCGTCATCGATGTCGTCTATAGCTTGATTGATCTCATCTGGTTCCAAAAGTGGAAACAAGAACGATTCACGTATGACGTCCAGCCGCTCGAGATTCGGATTCATCATGGAATTATCACGACACACGATGTGCTCATCCCGATGACAAAAGTCCAGTATGTCCATGCGGCACAAGGACCGCTTCTCCGTAAATATGGGTTACAGACCATCACCATCGGGACAGCGGCCGGATCTCATGACATCTATGCAATCGAGGAGTCATTCGCCAAGACACTCCGCGAGCAGATTGCCATCTATGCACGTATTGAAGAGGAGGATGTCGTATGA
- a CDS encoding ArsR/SmtB family transcription factor, with product MKQTDTTPELSLSLFEDAIPLFQVLADVNRQRIIVEIAKHERLNVNQIDEKIELSRPAISHHLKLLRQAGIVSSEKVGTENFYFLTLEDAVGLLKALTRAIEDECIL from the coding sequence ATGAAACAAACAGATACAACACCCGAGTTATCGCTTTCTTTATTTGAAGATGCGATCCCACTGTTCCAAGTATTAGCCGATGTCAATCGGCAACGGATCATCGTCGAGATCGCCAAACATGAACGCTTGAACGTCAATCAGATTGATGAAAAGATCGAGTTGTCTCGACCGGCCATCTCGCATCATCTTAAACTGTTGCGACAAGCGGGCATCGTCTCATCCGAGAAAGTCGGGACAGAGAACTTTTACTTCCTGACGCTCGAGGACGCGGTCGGACTGCTGAAGGCACTGACACGAGCGATTGAAGACGAATGCATCCTTTGA
- a CDS encoding MBL fold metallo-hydrolase, with product MEVKQHGPVTAVSAKVKNGPFEMSMYVYYIDGMIIDTGTRTMLPSLQSFYESVPIDLVSITHPHEDHIGTAAWLDQTYRVPIYIRESALEMCRTGLDIPDYRARFSGDPEPFQPIPYHDNQITSEHHSYEVIHTPGHEPNHVVLYDEENGRLFSGDLFVHPYPKVMIPEESVPEQIRSLKRVLTLDFEEVYCQHAGRLEQGRAQLTKKLDYLERLTDDVITKTAAGYTIDDINAHLFPDPSPLVKISKRDYDSRHMISSILREVYEQLR from the coding sequence ATGGAAGTGAAACAACATGGACCGGTGACGGCCGTTAGTGCCAAAGTAAAGAACGGTCCATTCGAAATGTCGATGTATGTGTATTACATCGACGGCATGATCATCGATACGGGGACACGGACGATGCTACCGTCTCTCCAATCGTTTTATGAATCGGTCCCAATCGACCTTGTCAGTATCACACACCCTCACGAAGACCATATCGGAACGGCAGCTTGGCTTGATCAAACGTACAGGGTACCGATCTACATACGTGAATCCGCATTGGAAATGTGCCGAACGGGACTAGACATCCCGGATTACCGGGCGCGCTTCTCCGGTGACCCGGAACCGTTTCAACCAATCCCCTATCATGACAATCAAATCACGTCAGAACATCATTCCTATGAGGTGATCCATACACCCGGCCATGAACCGAATCACGTCGTCTTATACGATGAGGAGAACGGTCGACTGTTCTCAGGTGATTTGTTCGTCCATCCGTATCCGAAAGTGATGATTCCAGAGGAGTCGGTCCCTGAACAGATCCGTTCGCTCAAGCGTGTCCTGACACTTGATTTCGAGGAAGTATACTGCCAACATGCCGGGCGTCTCGAACAGGGGAGGGCGCAATTGACTAAAAAGCTTGACTACCTAGAACGCTTGACCGATGACGTGATCACGAAAACGGCTGCGGGCTATACGATTGACGATATCAACGCCCATCTCTTCCCTGATCCGTCACCGCTCGTCAAAATCTCCAAGCGGGATTATGACTCCAGGCATATGATTTCAAGTATTCTTCGGGAAGTCTACGAACAACTTCGTTGA